The Labrus mixtus chromosome 16, fLabMix1.1, whole genome shotgun sequence genome window below encodes:
- the hivep1 gene encoding zinc finger protein 40 isoform X1, with the protein MPRTKQNHPKNLKDKIEEAQKELKDPKGPQKGTSEREQRNAENIKGLKRKKVVAENRLEKIPKSPVKKPLQLKTSEAVPHGAPSRQSTTSRCSSSNSPSHKPSTSPSGKGERQYAQPITASPSEGSSSTGSERLKPEETSSRLPALDSTDGGQSSLITATESQPKDNKSPSLEGDPYHSSASLDVLLKAMEPDFSTLAERKHSLHATGKPASNFKAQHSGELTTMPAVNVGLRTQPPHMQTYYIDKQGNFIGISAPLQGNVQTSTQGTPMQSSQLATPHFMPVASNPEKPSLHMSFNTGPSTITHAPVPSGSNALPQSQPPVVQTCQSLSASVPSTIQVPVTPGSNQVQMTTVMNFGAEQVYKDQKPKKPGKYVCEYCSRPCAKPSVLLKHIRSHTGERPYPCVTCGFSFKTKSNLYKHKKSHAHAIKLGLIARSESGGGSLSQESDKALGTHSEAEESGDSDEESSTADLDPDSSQSSVAALSENSLQSAGSAQASHREADSSTAFESNKLAPGQKAHEPKVTAALPKVVVYPVNVSPMRADSPRVTGAAPEQAAAQRQREFQTANLRSSITVLSSLKEVDGTNTSLDTVSEDEDLQCKSPMLGGHAQLQRQQATDFSQQQQMKCLLSPRSLGSTDSGYFSRSESADQAMSPPSPFVKITPPVDIDITKNSLPNVAPVVNTVMHVVAEQKSRATEGQMRPPLEVKALSLEERISKLISDNEAVVDNKQLDSVKPRRTSLSRRGSIDSPKSYIFKDSFQFDLKPIGRRSSSSSDIPKSPFTPTDKSKPVFLLSVPSQYPPMDCLPITRSNSMPTTPGHSNLPINVPPLPHPLRICQSFDEKISSLNDDVFSSAPSTPNPAIHSRTLVRQAAVEDSSTSEGHGLHTVRSMDEGYHGQSSSTELMQRSRSFEHSQDRNKKPQQNKGTMYECETCRNRYRKLENFETHKKFYCSELHGPKNKPVSVKETDQDVFHVNMQPIVSRSTSGPGILDQQTSIRKRRKMKSVGDEDDQSPTDTIPPCSVSFELPSVLASQTFSQHNVIVDIQPKNSQTKLPQIQLVARGLNTSESRLSPIRETQICTSTKGELQRQGSGTSVIRHTNSLSRPNSFETDSIDRASPVDGMEKDPLNKLKTDAKANVTVDSYHEKIAKPKSVDYEKQLKEQCCDGSVGDVDENSTPVHHSRLVRQNNIQVPEILVTEEPDREHETHTIEQADKPTDQFSWPQRSESLSKVPAEKLPPKKKRIRLAQMDQSSGESSFESNLSRSLSRDSSLSRCSSVSASFDREETSRSESPSRGECFSKVQEPQGLPTVFNTLGVPGIMRRAASEQITCTQPSVEISCDYRSKSFDCGNVSPSRSLSPVGQHKSGQISQAPQVPLIERRRGPLVRQMSLKIGPESQQPVRKVVIPIDKPATSNVSSLTQNRGHQIHIANRQTMAQPFILRTGELPLQNNEQIVQSIHLGSLTQQPQVHGLPHPWHQTSRVQICQKLQQPQSQILVCRQNIQNKPADSEEKKSFVPKYQLTSPALRASQTFSFANTQATQIALPVLTIPIASPVLSISKSSDVRTNVYVAQPNQQASEIKTQTIVLSGEQQKDLFDQTQAGAIPLPQILITHEQMHPALSVSNKNSLLSSHSVDSDTQTLPTVKDRTPTVSTHMHSGERAPSLGSLHCTQKLASVTLCPQHEPTASSKRMLSPANSLDIYMEKHQKRAKDEHGVACLTDGRSVSYLNSKMSEVTRQRKLTLVRQVCTTEPVDSPIETEAPPLPQVKTDGEKESEATDEVKPMSPDSTGLEKHTSTVIHEEEGPTQKSTTCSQVNSMPVSNSLKPQEKVDEQRWSPAKSPIRPSSFHGGQMKLTTSVSVVNTKDSHRLSFPSLKTATTFTWCFLMKRKPLHVPQTDLKTSAYAVWSVSPNNPNPLGLPTKVVMSLFDSKQSSKKMHYTSAITTSKKSDILSYSGKLKDVMPKQVPITQKSNSAETRNKVTPEPQASNESDKDVASKTEPRRVKIFDGGYKSNEEYVYVRGRGRGKYICEECGIRCKKPSMLRKHIRTHSDVRPYHCVHCNFSFKTKGNLTKHMKSKAHSKKCMEMGVPEGLIEDQDAEDSGDPSQVSSADRQDSDGDDSDGPDDEDDNEEEEEDSQAESGLSTNPSVSASPQHIPCKEAEVPPSALLAQMSISSVSLSLSQPRAPESHAQDSDSVPMMSPVSLSKQICISGSFYSHTPFPYSPPPVAATSDSYTSDTESVHMMSPVSPCRQMSIDYPDFEVPPSPPVPGKGSKLGQDISSAPPPAVATSEPGVPVDRGTQTSFYASQGLMNFPPQGLSHTPGAQTQTHLFSHLPLHSQQPSRPSYSMVPVGGIQLVPAGLAAYSTFLPIQAGPVQLTIPAVSVIHRNTSPLPAPNTPPLPDGVHTQPLVMQEPLSSVLPCFPLGQVTGLQSQTLQPLGLETLNLMGLTNTGLASTQLLSQQGLTLNATLGLQVLAANPTSQSSTGPQTHGLQILNFALPAIIPSLSPLSTLSPLPGPSERQGSPEAAGPQPFQSEQCLGSLQSCTPGSSPAHSKVSSSPEPISGSRASAGGNGGELTQTIKRGEKDESSQKHPPLAAESREHPAQKSPAEAASDHAHPRTRPVNSWQSVNEDYNEVSSDDEDRLVIAT; encoded by the exons ATAAAATTGAAGAGgcacaaaaagagctgaaagacCCCAAAGGCCCACAGAAAG GGACATCTGAAAGAGaacaaagaaatgcagaaaacatAAAAGGCCTGAAGAGGAAAAAGGTTGTTGCAGAGAATCGGCTGGAAAAAATTCCCAAATCACCAGTCAAGAAGCCCCTACAGTTGAAAACTTCTGAAGCTGTGCCCCACGGAGCACCGTCCAGGCAAAGTACAACTTCTCGCTGTTCCTCTTCCAACAGCCCTTCCCACAAACCTTCAACATCCCCCAGCGGGAAAGGAGAACGACAATATGCCCAACCGATTACAGCATCCCCAAGCGAGGGGTCATCATCAACCGGCAGTGAAAGGCTGAAGCCGGAGGAAACGTCTTCTAGACTGCCAGCACTTGATTCCACTGATGGTGGACAGAGCTCTTTGATTACTGCTACAGAATCTCAGCCTAAAGACAACAAGAGCCCCAGCTTAGAGGGAGATCCTTACCACAGCAGTGCTTCACTTGATGTTTTACTTAAGGCCATGGAGCCTGACTTTAGTACACTGGCTGAGAGGAAACACTCCTTGCATGCCACTGGAAAACCAGCCTCCAACTTTAAAGCTCAACATAGTGgagaattaacaacaatgccaGCTGTTAACGTTGGTCTCCGGACCCAACCTCCTCATATGCAGACTTATTATATTGACAAACAAGGCAACTTCATTGGCATTTCAGCACCACTACAAGGAAATGTGCAGACATCTACACAGGGTACCCCCATGCAGTCGTCTCAGCTTGCCACACCGCACTTTATGCCTGTTGCATCAAATCCTGAAAAACCTAGCTTGCACATGAGCTTTAATACTGGACCATCCACCATAACTCATGCACCTGTTCCTTCGGGCTCCAATGCTTTGCCACAAAGCCAACCACCAGTTGTGCAGACATGCCAGTCACTTTCAGCAAGTGTTCCAAGCACCATTCAGGTGCCAGTAACACCTGGCAGCAACCAAGTTCAGATGACCACTGTAATGAACTTTGGTGCTGAACAGGTTTACAAAGACCAAAAGCCCAAGAAGCCAGGAAAGTATGTTTGCGAATACTGCAGCCGGCCATGTGCAAAACCCAGTGTGCTGCTCAAACACATAAGGTCACACACGGGAGAGAGACCGTACCCCTGTGTTACTTGTGGCTTTTCTTTCAAAACCAAGAGCAACTTGTACAAGCACAAGAAATCACATGCTCATGCTATAAAGCTGGGTCTCATTGCGCGCTCTGAATCTGGAGGTGGGTCACTATCTCAAGAATCCGACAAAGCACTTGGTACACATTCAGAGGCAGAAGAGAGTGGGGACAGTGATGAGGAAAGTAGCACCGCAGATTTGGACCCTGACTCATCACAGAGCAGTGTTGCAGCTTTGTCTGAAAATAGTTTGCAAAGTGCAGGTTCAGCTCAAGCAAGCCACAGAGAGGCTGACTCATCGACTGCGTTTGAGTCAAACAAACTCGCCCCTGGTCAGAAGGCTCATGAGCCCAAAGTGACAGCTGCACTACCAAAAGTTGTTGTATACCCAGTTAATGTCTCCCCTATGAGGGCAGATAGTCCAAGAGTTACAGGTGCAGCACCTGAGCAAGCTGCTGCACAACGTCAAAGAGAGTTCCAGACTGCTAACCTGAGATCAAGCATCACAGTATTGTCATCTCTGAAAGAAGTGGATGGTACAAACACCTCCCTAGATACTGTGAGTGAAGATGAAGACCTACAGTGCAAGTCTCCAATGTTAGGTGGTCATGCTCAGCTTCAGAGGCAACAAGCCACAGACTTTTCTCAACAGCAACAGATGAAGTGTCTTCTTAGTCCCCGCAGTTTGGGAAGTACGGATTCTGGGTACTTCTCGCGTTCTGAAAGCGCTGACCAAGCAATGAGTCCTCCCAGTCCATTTGTTAAGATAACTCCCCCAGTAGATATTGACATTACCAAGAATAGTCTTCCCAATGTTGCTCCTGTGGTTAACACAGTTATGCATGTAGTAGCTGAGCAAAAGTCAAGGGCCACAGAGGGACAGATGCGTCCACCATTAGAAGTCAAAGCACTCTCTCTGGAAGAACGAATTTCAAAGTTGATATCTGACAATGAGGCAGTGGTTGACAATAAGCAGCTGGACAGTGTAAAGCCAAGGAGGACTTCTCTCTCAAGGAGAGGTAGCATAGACTCCCCTAAATCCTACATATTTAAAGACTCTTTTCAATTTGATCTTAAACCAATTGGGAGGAGGTCAAGTTCCAGCTCAGACATTCCTAAGTCCCCATTCACTCCCACCGATAAATCAAAGCCAGTATTTCTTCTCTCTGTACCTTCCCAATATCCACCAATGGATTGTTTGCCAATAACAAGAAGTAACTCAATGCCTACTACACCAGGACACTCTAATCTTCCCATTAATGTCCCCCCCCTTCCCCACCCTTTGCGAATTTGTCAGTCATTTGACGAAAAAATTAGTTCATTGAATGATGATGTATTTTCATCAGCCCCATCAACCCCAAATCCAGCAATACATTCTCGTACCTTGGTCAGACAGGCAGCAGTGGAGGACTCTTCCACAAGTGAGGGGCATGGCCTTCATACTGTCCGCTCCATGGACGAGGGCTATCATGGCCAAAGTAGTTCCACAGAACTAATGCAAAGAAGTAGATCTTTTGAGCACAGtcaggacagaaacaaaaagcctCAACAGAATAAAGGTACAATGTATGAATGTGAAACTTGTCGTAACAGGTACAGAAAGTTGGAGAATTTTGAAACTCACAAGAAATTCTATTGCTCTGAGCTTCATGGTCCAAAAAACAAGCCAGTCAGTGTAAAAGAAACTGACCAAGATGTTTTTCACGTAAACATGCAGCCCATAGTCTCTAGATCAACAAGTGGCCCGGGGATACTTGATCAACAGACATCAAttagaaagagaaggaaaatgaaaagtgtTGGAGATGAGGATGATCAATCCCCTACTGACACCATTCCACCCTGTTCCGTAAGTTTTGAGCTACCATCTGTTCTTGCAAGTCAGACTTTCTCTCAGCATAATGTTATTGTGGACATACAGCCtaaaaacagccaaacaaaGCTACCTCAGATTCAACTTGTAGCAAGAGGTCTTAATACTTCAGAATCCAGATTGTCACCAATACGAGAAACCCAGATATGCACCTCTACCAAGGGAGAACTTCAAAGGCAAGGCAGTGGTACTTCAGTTATTAGACACACCAATTCTCTCAGCAGACCAAATTCATTTGAGACAGATTCGATTGACAGGGCCTCTCCTGTTGATGGCATGGAGAAGGATCCCCTAAACAAGCTCAAGACAGATGCAAAAGCAAATGTTACAGTGGACAGTTATCATGAAAAAATAGCCAAACCCAAGAGTGTTGACTATGAAAAACAACTAAAGGAACAGTGCTGTGATGGCTCAGTAGGAGATGTTGATGAAAACTCAACTCCTGTCCATCATTCTCGTCTTGTTCGTCAAAACAACATTCAGGTCCCTGAGATTCTAGTCACCGAGGAACCAGACAGAGAGCATGAAACACATACTATTGAGCAAGCAGATAAGCCTACAGATCAGTTCAGCTGGCCTCAGAGAAGTGAGAGCTTGTCAAAGGTACCAGCGGAGAAACTTCCACCGAAAAAGAAAAGAATTCGTCTGGCTCAAATGGACCAATCCTCAGGTGAATCTAGTTTTGAGTCCAACCTATCAAGGAGCCTGAGCAGGGACAGTAGTCTTTCTCGTTGTTCCAGTGTCTCAGCCTCTtttgacagagaggagacgtCTAGGTCAGAGAGTCCTTCCAGAGGAGAGTGTTTTAGCAAAGTTCAGGAACCTCAAGGTTTGCCTACAGTCTTCAATACCCTTGGTGTGCCTGGAATTATGAGGCGGGCTGCATCTGAACAAATCACTTGTACTCAACCATCCGTTGAGATTTCATGTGACTACCGTAGCAAGTCCTTTGACTGTGGCAATGTGTCCCCCAGCAGATCTCTGTCACCTGTTGGCCAACACAAAAGTGGACAAATCTCACAAGCTCCCCAGGTGCCACTTATTGAAAGGAGGCGAGGGCCTTTAGTCCGTCAAATGTCTTTAAAGATAGGCCCAGAAAGTCAGCAACCTGTCCGGAAGGTTGTCATACCTATAGATAAACCTGCCACTTCAAATgttagctctttaactcagaaTAGAGGCCATCAGATTCACATTGCCAATAGGCAGACCATGGCTCAGCCATTTATTCTGCGTACTGGGGAGCTGCCTTTGCAAAACAACGAGCAAATTGTGCAGAGCATTCATTTGGGTAGTCTAACTCAGCAACCTCAAGTCCATGGCCTTCCGCACCCTTGGCATCAAACTTCAAGGGTTCAAATATGCCAAAagttacaacaaccacagagtCAGATCTTAGTTTGTCGCCAGAATATACAAAACAAACCAGCTGactctgaagaaaagaaaagttttgtGCCCAAATACCAACTAACATCTCCCGCTCTGAGAGCAagccaaacattttcatttgccAACACTCAGGCAACTCAGATTGCCCTACCAGTTTTGACAATACCTATTGCCAGTCCAGTTTTGAGCATTTCAAAGTCTTCAGATGTACGCACAAATGTTTATGTTGCTCAACCAAATCAACAGGCCTCTGAGATTAAGACACAGACCATTGTTCTGTCAGGAGAACAGCAAAAGGACCTATTTGATCAGACCCAAGCAGGTGCTATACCATTGCCTCAGATCCTCATAACTCATGAGCAGATGCaccctgctctctctgtgtcaaataaaaatagccTTCTATCCAGTCACAGTGTAGATAGTGACACTCAAACTCTACCTACTGTAAAGGATAGGACTCCAACAGTTAGCACTCATATGCATTCAGGAGAACGAGCACCTTCCCTTGGGTCTTTACATTGCACTCAGAAACTGGCATCAGTAACTCTATGCCCACAGCACGAACCCACCGCCTCAAGTAAACGAATGCTGTCCCCTGCAAACAGCCTGGACATCTACATGGAAAAACACCAGAAGCGGGCTAAGGATGAGCATGGTGTGGCCTGTTTAACTGATGGAAGGTCAGTCAGCTATCTTAACAGCAAGATGTCAGAGGTTACAAGACAGAGGAAGCTAACACTGGTGAGGCAGGTTTGCACAACCGAGCCAGTGGACAGTCCCATTGAAACCGAGGCCCCACCCCTGCCACAGGTTAAAACGGATGGAGAGAAAGAGTCAGAGGCAACTGATGAAGTTAAGCCAATGTCACCAGACAGTACTGGgctggaaaaacacacaagcactgTTATTCATGAGGAAGAAGGACCTACCCAAAAATCTACAACATGTAGCCAGGTCAACTCCATGCCAGTTAGTAATTCTCTGAAGCCCcaagaaaaagttgatgaaCAGAGATGGTCTCCAGCCAAATCTCCCATTAGGCCCTCCAGTTTCCATGGTGGACAAATGAAACTGACCACATCTGtatctgtggttaacacaaagGACAGTCATCGCCTTTCTTTCCCCAGCCTGAAAACTGCCACCACATTTACCTGGTGTTTCCTAATGAAGAGGAAACCTCTTCATGTTCCACAGACTGACCTGAAGACTTCAGCATATGCTGTCTGGTCAGTCAGCCCCAACAACCCCAACCCACTTGGATTGCCCACTAAGGTGGTCATGTCTCTTTTTGACTCCAAGCAGAGCTCCAAGAAAATGCACTACACCTCGGCTATAACAACGAGCAAGAAATCTGATATCCTGTCTTACTCAGGCAAGCTGAAAGATGTCATGCCAAAG CAGGTGCCAATAACCCAGAAGTCGAATTCAGCTGAAACCAGAAATAAAGTGACACCTGAACCTCAGGCAAGCAACGAGTCGGACAAGGACGTGGCATCTAAAACGGAACCAAGACGAGTCAAAATATTTGATGGCGg ATATAAATCTAATGAGGAGTATGTTTATGTACGTGGACGTGGACGTGGTAAATACATCTGTGAGGAATGTGGGATCCGCTGCAAGAAGCCCAGCATGCTGCGCAAACATATCCGCACCCACTCCGACGTCCGGCCATACCACTGTGTCCACTGTAACTTCTCCTTCAAGACAAAAG GGAATCTGACCAAGCACATGAAATCCAAGGCCCACAGTAAGAAATGCATGGAGATGGGGGTTCCCGAGGGTCTCATCGAGGATCAGGATGCAGAGGACTCAG GAGACCCTAGTCAGGTGAGCAGTGCTGACCGTCAGGATTCAGACGGCGATGACTCCGACGGCCCTGATGATGAGGATGAcaacgaggaggaagaggaggacagccAGGCAGAGTCCGGCCTCTCCACCAACCCCTCGGTCTCCGCCAGCCCGCAGCACATCCCCTGCAAAGAGGCCGAAGTCCCTCCTAGCGCCCTCCTAGCCCAGATGTCGATAAGCTCcgtctccctatctctctcccaGCCCCGAGCTCCTGAATCCCACGCACAAGACTCAGACTCTGTCCCCATGATGAGCCCCGTGTCCCTGAGCAAGCAGATATGCATCTCGGGCTCTTTCTACAGCCACACACCCTTCCCTTACTCTCCTCCACCCGTCGCCGCCACATCCGACTCCTACACCTCAGACACCGAGTCGGTGCACATGATGAGCCCGGTGTCGCCGTGCAGGCAGATGTCCATCGACTACCCTGACTTTGAGGTCCCCCCTAGTCCCCCCGTGCCAGGCAAGGGCTCCAAGCTAGGCCAG gatATCTCCTCtgcccctcctcctgctgtggCTACCAGTGAACCAGGTGTTCCAGTGGACCGGGGGACTCAGACCTCCTTCTATGCTTCACAGGGTCTCATGAACTTCCCTCCACAGGGTCTCTCCCACACACCTGGAGCACAGACCCAAACCCACCTGTTCAGCCACCTGCCCTTGCACTCCCAGCAGCCTTCTCGCCCCTCTTACAGCATGGTCCCAGTAGGGGGGATCCAGCTGGTGCCTGCTGGCCTGGCGGCCTATTCCACCTTCTTACCGATACAGGCCGGTCCCGTCCAACTCACCATTCCGGCGGTGAGCGTCATTCACAGAAACACGAGCCCCTTACCAGCTCCCAACACTCCTCCCCTACCAGACGGCGTGCACACCCAGCCCCTTGTGATGCAAGAGCCTCTCAGTAGTGTTCTGCCCTGCTTCCCCTTAGGGCAGGTCACCGGTCTGCAGTCTCAAACATTACAACCATTAGGTCTGGAGACACTTAACCTCATGGGGCTTACCAACACAGGCCTGGCATCCACACAGCTGCTCTCCCAGCAAGGGCTCACCCTAAACGCCACCCTCGGTCTTCAGGTTTTGGCTGCCAATCCCACTTCCCAAAGCAGCACTGGACCCCAGACGCATGGTCTGCAGATACTTAACTTTGCTCTGCCCGCCATCATTCCCTCGCTCAGCCCTCTCTCCACCTTGAGTCCTCTACCGGGGCCCTCGGAGAGGCAGGGAAGCCCTGAAGCCGCAGGACCACAGCCATTTCAAAGCGAACAATGTCTTGGTTCTTTACAGAGCTGCACGCCtggctcatcacctgcccattCAAAGGTGAGCAGCTCACCAGAACCAATCTCAGGCAGCAGGGCGAGTGCTGGAGGTAACGGTGGAGAGCTCACACAGACTatcaagagaggagaaaaggatgAATCCTCTCAGAAACATCCGCCACTAGCTGCTGAGAGCCGAGAACACCCGGCTCAAAAGTCACCGGCTGAAGCAGCCAGTGATCATGCACATCCAAGAACTCGGCCGGTGAACAGCTGGCAGAGCGTAAACGAGGACTATAATGAGGTGTCCAGTGATGATGAAGACAGACTGGTCATTGCCACCTGA